From Amyelois transitella isolate CPQ chromosome 17, ilAmyTran1.1, whole genome shotgun sequence:
TTCAGAATCTCATTTTGTTGGCTGGCTACGCATTACATGTAGAATTTGGTGAGTTTTCATATAGAGAGCACGGCACAGCCGATTATTTCTTACTAGAACATTATTTACCAGAATCTGTGATCACAAACAACATGTCAGACATTAAGTTGCGTATGAAGAGAGCCCATGAATCAAGGCGTGGTTTGGATCGGAATAaagcaataattaattatataacccTAGCTCAAACTTTTAGAGATTATGGAGCCCATTTTTACTCGGCTATTTGGGCCACTAGAGATGGATTTTGCAGAGACGTGTGGCTGTCTATTGGTCCGCGTGGCATAACTCTATACTCCAGAAGCACTCATGTTTCTGATGAGTCAATGAATAACACGAACAGAATAGTACTTCAAAGTCTTCCATGGCATCATATCCACACATTCTGCTTCAATAAAAAGAGCTTATACATTATACCCAATGCCTATTCAGGACTATCGAAAATAGGAATCaaatataagttaaaaatgtCAGACAATAAGAGCTATTTTACATTTTGGCTCGCGTCGCTCCATCACcgattgtatttaaaattgtatgcaAAAGAGGACTTTATCACTTACTTATCGGGCGAAATGAGTTGCCCGTACAAAGGTGATAGTCCACAGCAAACAGATTGTAGTAACTACCAAGACAGTTACAATTTAGCTGTTAGAAACCCAGTGAGAGTTAGAAGACCAGTGAGAAGAAGATTCAAGATGGACATTTTTGGTGATAGAAAATTGCAAGATAAAGAAAACGAGAAACCGAATACAGAAGAATTGTTAAGAGAAATACTAGCGCCTCAGCCACATgaagatagtattttaaactCGCCAAATCAAAATGCGCAAGGAAATTCTTCTAATGATGGCCTTTCATCTTCAGAAAGTTGTAGTCTTCCAAGAAGGCGTGGGGTCAAAATGGGGACAAGAGTTTTTAATGGAATGAAGTCTCCATCAGATAGTAAATATAGTAGATCTGCCGTGAGTAAAACATCTAGCTATTGTACGAGATCTGAATGCGACTTGGCCACCACGCAAAGCGACTCCGACGATTTGGGCTCGGAGCAAAGACAGTGCGATGTGAACAGCATGAAGTTGTTACCTGAGAGACATTACAACCAAGACATCTCTAGTGCCCCCACCGCTTATGTTTTAGAATCTCCTAAAGTTTACAACGACGCCTTCAATTATAATGGTGTTAATGAATCATGTTTGAGCTCATCTATTTTTGAAAAGTTAGATAATATGGGCTGTGTACAAGGAGAAAGAATTTTTGTTACTGCCGTGTTAGAGAGGGATCCTATGAACGCCTTAGGTTTACAAGTTGCGGAGGGATCGGATGGTAATGTGTACATTAAATCTATAACTGCTGGAAGCCCGGCTGATTTGTGTAAAAAACTATTGCCTGGAGATCAAATTATATCTGTTAATGGCAAGActttattaaatgttaaatatgaGAAAGCTTTACGTATGTTACAATCAGCACCGCAGACTGTAGAACTAATAGTTTTGCAGAACGCGACGAAAAGCAGCAGTTTTGACAGTCATTATGAAGGAGACACATTTGGCGAATCagattctaaaattaaaaagataagtCAAAGTGTAGCGAGTGCCTTAGATGGAGATATAACAGATGACGAGCTTCTAAACGAAGAAGCTTTGAAGACAGTTTATGCTCTCATAAAATTGACAAAAGAGAAAGTTATAAAGAGAATGAAGGACACTAGTAGACAGAGCACACCAAAtagtaatttacaaaaatgtttatcaGAGAACAAAGTTTATGAGTCAGATACGGGGGAATCGTCAAAAGATACAACGCCTCAGAAGCGGCAATCTCAGAAGTTCAATACGTGGAGGGGACAGTTCCCTGATGCAAGACCGAAACGCCGTCCACTGAGTTTGAGCATACCGTCAGATATCGAAATTCCAGACAATTATTTGAATGGAGAATTGTTACTGCAAAAATCTTCTTTAAAATCCATTCAGTCATCTTTAAACAGCTTAGATAAGTCTGTGAAGAGCGGTTCCTGCAAGTCTGTCGCTTTGCCTAGGAATTTTGGCTTGGGTAGACGATGGCTAGGCCCAGTGAGGTACCCGGTAACTCCATGTAAGAATAATGTGGAGGATAGTGCAATCCCTGATGAGAACATAGTAAGAAGACGTTTTGTTTACGGTGCTGGAGATTCAGACGAAGACCAGATATTTATATAGCTTGTATGTTTATGACAGTgccttaaatatataatgtattgtTGTAAGGTTACAAATGactatttttagtaaatatttttaaagttgtatAACAGTAtggattttatttcaaatcctctattccatcatgaagtcgaactgctgaacgtggcctttcagtctttacgagactgttgtctacgtctaccccgcaagggatatagacgtgactatatgtatgtatgtaaattcacCAAGCTCGAATTATTGAATGCAAAACGTTACACATAGTCATgaacgtctataccccttacggggtaaacagagccaacagtcgtgaaaagactgaaaggccacgttcagtcgTATagattgtggcgacatctcgccacaagtcacaacaacAAATCAAGCGACGCGAcgtatcagtcaaaaacagcaagaagtctaaatcgcgcaagcaaagattttacgGAATTAagcatatatattatataacctCCCGACACAGTGAAACCATCTCCAAACGACTCCAGCTAGCTGCTAACGCACTTGGGGAGTGGTTTAGGAAATGGAGGATCGAAGTGAACCCCGAAAAGAGTACGGCAGTATTCTTCTCCCAAGACCCCCGCGGTGCCACCAGGCCTTCAGCCTACAGCACCCGATCCCCCCTGACGCCGATATCTTTGTTTGGAAAGTCCATTCAGTGGGCCAGACAAGCCAAGTATCTGGGTGTCACCCTCGACAGTGGGATGACTTTCAGACCTCACATCCAGAAAGTCAGAAACCGAGCTGCCTTCTTCCTCGGCAGACTCACGCCCATGATAGGCAACGCAAAGATGTCGCTTAGAAATAAGTTGACTCTTTACTACGCTAGCGTCGTATTCGCACACGCAGCCCCCTCCCACATCGAAAAACTCCAACGTATCCAAAACAGGTTCGCGCGGAGAGCCACAGGTTCGCCCCTGGGTCTTCGAACACGCGACCTGCACAGGGACTTGGAGCTCCCCACAATAGCAGACTTTCTCAAAGGCGTGTCGGAGCGCTATTTTGAAAAAGCTGCCACCCACCCCAACCCTCTGGTGGTCCAGGCCGCAGACTACACACCAAGACCAGACGCCCCATTGCGCCGCCGACGCCCGAGGAATGTCCTCCACGATCCGGACGACCCCATCACGGTTGCCAAGATGGCAAGGTTATCGATACCGTCCCCATCGCGCCCACCGGAACAGGGCGCGAAGAAGTAGGAACAGTATCTCTTTTACCAGGTACCGCAATGTACCAGGGCGCTTCACGCCGACACGTTAGGCCCCTAAGGCAGGCTAGTCAAGATTAGAACCCATAAGGTTGAGCGTCGCATCCGCAAGACACAACAACAACTTTGGTGGCGGACGAGCCGAATTATCACTCCCGCTtcagaactgagattcaaatagtgacaggttgctatttcatcgcctaatagaggaatcccaagtttataaacctacctGTTAATCTCCTAGGAAAGATATGGCACCTATTATtaggtgccggaaaccacacggaaccCTGCAGTTGCAATAGATAGAAATGaattttcccttagtcgcctcttataACTTCTACGGTGGTCCTAGTCAAAAGTGCCGAGAGAGACCACGTGGCGTTACGTAATCGGGTCGGATACATTGACTCTGAATATAGTGAAATCATTAACATTGTGTCCTTTATGTATAGgtataattaagtagatatataTGCTGTCATTTTATCAGCACAGGACATTGAACTATGATACGCCGATACGGTGCCATGGTGGGGTAGTAAGATATTTTAATCTGCTAAAATACGCCTATTTTGTGACATAATTAGCAATATCACTCGTTATCATAGGAATTAGTGAAAGAAcataaaagtaggtacctactatatgTAGCGCTTATCACAAAAGATATGAGtttacacaattttcaaataatatctGTCGGCCGATTTATAAATGTCTCGTTAACTGTACGACCCATATTCTCATGTTGTGTTGAGTGTACGGCGGCTTAAATTATTCGAATTATTGCGTGTAGATATCGTAGAAGACGACTAAAGCACTTCTTAGTGTAACTACTTTGATTGAACATATTTGCAAGGAACAGTAGGAACCGATCTTTTAATCCCAGTGACATACCTTACATATCGTACCACTAGTCCCAAGTAATAAGTAGGTTAAGTAAGGCTTGCCATTAGGGATAGGCATCACAACACTGGCATGCCATCGATCTGATCCTCTGTCCCatttgcatcctcaccactttaGGAGAAGCCCGGGTCCGTGCGCCTACaaacataccatcacgcctgtctcccattggggtaggcagagactatgtatttccacttgctacgatgcttacagacctctcccgcttcctccacacttaTTACTCGTTCATGCATATTCGGCGATTCTCTCCTAACATCTGACGACCACGATatctggattgggtaagtcaggtttttacacgagcggctcccatctgatctccgcaacctttgcaggggaacctaacccataattGATCATGATACATTTATTCAATCacgttttagttttaataaattattttgcctCACCATCTTGTAAGAAATTCTTAAGGGCAAGGGGACCTTATCAACCAAgggtattaatataatatatacgggacaaaatacactgattgagttagcctcgaagtaagttctagacttgtgttacgagaaatTAATTCAaggatactatattttataataaatatatacatacatacatatggtcacgtctatatcccttgcagggtagacagagccaacagtcttgaaaagactgaatggccacgttcagctatttggcttaatgatagaactgagattcaaatagtgacaggttgctagcccatcgcctaaaagaggaatactaagtttataaacctatcccttataataaatacttataaagataaacatccaagacccaggattcgaacccgggacctccgatgttgcagacaagcgtactaccgctgagccacagtgGCCGTCAAATATTCAACGAAATTTTCTCACTGcgcctatgtatgtattaacataCTCTTCAGAGATCTTAGTTAGATGATCTTTACAGAGTAGTGGAGTGCAGAGTGGTCTGTGGATTGTGTAGGTAAGCAATGCTTACGCTCGCCTCCAGGGAGCACACAATCGTGACAAACAAACAGGAgtctaataaatattatgtggCCTTTTTCTTGGCTACTTAtcagaggtagtctctgcctacccctccgggaaagaggcgtgattttatgtatgtatgtacttatcaGACTTCATCTTTATACGTTTTTTTAGACACGTTGAGCAAAAGGCAGTATGCAGCATACTGCCTTTGACTTCAGAGTTATAGTAGGTACTCATGAGATAGATGGCTGCACGGACCATAGTTGGGGAAGATAgtaaaaaaagcaaatataatataaaacattattttattattaaaaataacagtgCTGCTCAagcattaaaactaaataaatctaCTACAGTTCAACACAATCAGACAGAATTAAGTAAACTATTCATTCACTCCACATTTAACGGACACTAACTTGCAATACCCCAACAACTGGTATACACTACCAAAAGTCATTTTGTCTTAAATGCATTAGGGATCAGTCGCGGGCTTACATCATACCGCCCATGCCTCCCATCCCGCCCATACCACCCATGCCAGCCATTGGGTTCGGCTCCTTCTCCTGAGGGATTTCACAGATCACGGCTTCAGCTGTCGTCAGTAAAGATGCAACGCCACTAGCATCAGTCAATGCTGTTCGGACAACCTTTGTGGGGTCAATAATACCTTTCTCGATCATGTTCACATACTCATTATTCAATGCATCATACCCAAACTCAGGTCCCAAGTCTTCCACCTTAGCAACAACCACTGAGCCGTCGATACCAGCATTCTTAGCAATAGTCATGCAAGGCATTCTGAGAGCTTTCTTTACGATCTCAACTCCTGTAGCCTGGTCAGAGTTTCCTGTCTTGAGCTGTTCAAGCATGGGAATGCATCTGAGGAGAGCAGAACCACCTCCAGGCACAATACCTTCTTCAACAGCAGCTCGGGTCGCATTCAAAGCATCATTGACACGGTCCTTCTTCTCGTTAACCTCCACCTCACTGGAACCACCGACATGCAGGACAGCCACTCCGGACGCCAACCTCGCCAGACGTTCTTGCAACTTCTCCTTCTCATATTCAGAAGTTGTCTCCTGGATCTGGTCACGGATTTGCTCAGCCCTCCTGTCAATATCAGCCTTCTTGCCTTTGCCCTTCAGGAAGAGAGTATCATCCTTTGTAATGACGACTTCCCCAATCTGTCCCAGGTCTGACAGCTGCACATCTTCAAGTTTGATCAGGTTGGCATCGTCACCAAAGACAACACCGCCAGTTGCAATAGCCATGTCGCTGAGGGTGGCTTTGCGGTTGTCTCCAAAACCTGGGGCCTTAACTGCAGCAACTTGTAAGCCAATCTTCAACCTATTTACTACCAGAGTAGATAATGCCTCACCATCGACATCTTCGGCTACAATGACTAGGGCCTTCCTTTGCTGGTTGGCCAGCTCAAGAGCAGGGATGATAGTCTGCACATTACTGACTTTCTTCTCAGAGAATAAGACTAGAGCATCTTGGAATTCGACTTTTGCACCTTTGGATGAGTTGATGAAATATGGTGAAATATAACCTCTGTCGAATTTCATACCTTCAATGATTTCGAGCTCGTCATTGAGGGTCTTGCCGTCCTTGACCGTGATAACGCCGTCACGACCCACCTTCTTCATGGCGTCTGCTATGAGCTGACCGATGGCAGTGTCTCCGTTGGCAGAGATTGTGGCGACCTGCGCGATCTCCTCTGGTGTTGTGACGGGCTTCGACATGTTCTTCAACTTATCTTTGACAGCGTCTACCGCCAGCATCACACCTCTTCGGATCTCAATCGGATTTGCacccttagagattttttcgaAACCCTCTTTAGCAATTGCACGTGCAAGCACTGTAGCTGTAGTAGTGCCGTCCCCAGCTTCTTCATTTGTGTTATTCGCCACATTTTGCACTAGTTTTGCGCCGATATTCTGGAATTTATCTTTCAATTCGACTCCTTTGGCAACTGTCACACCGTCTTTTGTAATTTTCGGAGAACCCCACGACTGTtctaaaataacatttctGCCTTTGGGGCCCATTGTAACAGCAACTGCATCGGCCAGGACATCCACGCCCTGCAGCATAAGGGCTCTTACGTCCGGACCAAACCTCACATCTTTGGCATAAAATCTTGAAAGCTGATGAGACTTTTGGAGAGAAATAGTCTGGCGAAC
This genomic window contains:
- the LOC106134529 gene encoding tyrosine-protein phosphatase non-receptor type 13, which gives rise to MHHACDEDSGRSSCSAASLALSPILDYHEKSDENQVKRRHKVACTNTDLKVSTRPRSCISLLKSPDERDPFPSCRLQNKRRNVLFNVFDTPRMGGLSNAHSTLNIACSTQIEEPIKTNAVSMVAITEEKLRLKTGQLTSNFRRGKPVQRAASRLYKAEGLRGKEGCIGPEFIVRASQPAKHMDLSLSASDKRVITVVLLNGQRVEVLCDPNSITAGQLFEALVHNEKYEHNFMLGIAVLIGGDFVFLPDDYKIKKVTPENWHKSHCKKNKSDQEGITFTVFLRIKFFLPKNIANNIQTGEWINRVYLQLRRATVEGQMTSTIQNLILLAGYALHVEFGEFSYREHGTADYFLLEHYLPESVITNNMSDIKLRMKRAHESRRGLDRNKAIINYITLAQTFRDYGAHFYSAIWATRDGFCRDVWLSIGPRGITLYSRSTHVSDESMNNTNRIVLQSLPWHHIHTFCFNKKSLYIIPNAYSGLSKIGIKYKLKMSDNKSYFTFWLASLHHRLYLKLYAKEDFITYLSGEMSCPYKGDSPQQTDCSNYQDSYNLAVRNPVRVRRPVRRRFKMDIFGDRKLQDKENEKPNTEELLREILAPQPHEDSILNSPNQNAQGNSSNDGLSSSESCSLPRRRGVKMGTRVFNGMKSPSDSKYSRSAVSKTSSYCTRSECDLATTQSDSDDLGSEQRQCDVNSMKLLPERHYNQDISSAPTAYVLESPKVYNDAFNYNGVNESCLSSSIFEKLDNMGCVQGERIFVTAVLERDPMNALGLQVAEGSDGNVYIKSITAGSPADLCKKLLPGDQIISVNGKTLLNVKYEKALRMLQSAPQTVELIVLQNATKSSSFDSHYEGDTFGESDSKIKKISQSVASALDGDITDDELLNEEALKTVYALIKLTKEKVIKRMKDTSRQSTPNSNLQKCLSENKVYESDTGESSKDTTPQKRQSQKFNTWRGQFPDARPKRRPLSLSIPSDIEIPDNYLNGELLLQKSSLKSIQSSLNSLDKSVKSGSCKSVALPRNFGLGRRWLGPVRYPVTPCKNNVEDSAIPDENIVRRRFVYGAGDSDEDQIFI
- the LOC106134538 gene encoding heat shock protein 60A gives rise to the protein MLRLPRVVRQTISLQKSHQLSRFYAKDVRFGPDVRALMLQGVDVLADAVAVTMGPKGRNVILEQSWGSPKITKDGVTVAKGVELKDKFQNIGAKLVQNVANNTNEEAGDGTTTATVLARAIAKEGFEKISKGANPIEIRRGVMLAVDAVKDKLKNMSKPVTTPEEIAQVATISANGDTAIGQLIADAMKKVGRDGVITVKDGKTLNDELEIIEGMKFDRGYISPYFINSSKGAKVEFQDALVLFSEKKVSNVQTIIPALELANQQRKALVIVAEDVDGEALSTLVVNRLKIGLQVAAVKAPGFGDNRKATLSDMAIATGGVVFGDDANLIKLEDVQLSDLGQIGEVVITKDDTLFLKGKGKKADIDRRAEQIRDQIQETTSEYEKEKLQERLARLASGVAVLHVGGSSEVEVNEKKDRVNDALNATRAAVEEGIVPGGGSALLRCIPMLEQLKTGNSDQATGVEIVKKALRMPCMTIAKNAGIDGSVVVAKVEDLGPEFGYDALNNEYVNMIEKGIIDPTKVVRTALTDASGVASLLTTAEAVICEIPQEKEPNPMAGMGGMGGMGGMGGMM